Proteins from a genomic interval of Fusarium oxysporum Fo47 chromosome I, complete sequence:
- a CDS encoding P-loop containing nucleoside triphosphate hydrolase protein, producing the protein MVRATLGKRARGIDETDMPCPVATPTKRSRRLAKTVSYNDENQDPAYSPFDDDEENDILAELPARNRKSPSQASTKQNPVTPSTPRHRDALSVPPTTPRHAVMSAGKLFKRLTPQTPLSPSTIQTIYHSARQLFARGAEPGQLIGRDAERNQLMEFLGRCSSPTPNGCLYVSGPPGTGKSAMITEITRQFANRKGVMSAYVNCMSVKSSKDLYTTLLGALGQGFDSSEADAISSLQAMFVPKTQSATVYLVTLDEIDHILTMGLESLYRVFEWSLQKNSCLVLVGIANALDLTDRFLPRLKAKNLKPDLLPFLPYTAAQVKNIITMRLKSLMPADGKEGHVPFIHPAAIELCSRKVSSQTGDLRKAFEICRRALDLIETETRQKYEEEAREELLQMTPSKRPLGENINGASGGSKTVFQLMANSLKALTAETAPRASIGHLNKITAAAFSNGTTQRLKALNLQQKAALCALIAYEKRTRAAAKMANNGATPSKKKFLAPTIKTLFDAYCQLCTRDSVLHPLSSSEFREVAGSLETLGLVNASDGKTGSLAAPQTPSKRGRKTLAASGDERRITSCVVEKEIESVADGVGAGILKSILSGEALD; encoded by the exons ATGGTTCGAGCAACACTAGGAAAGAGAGCCCGCGGCATTGATGAAACTG ACATGCCCTGCCCAGTGGCTACTCCTACGAAACGAAGTCGCCGCCTTGCAAAGACTGTTTCATACAACGACGAGAACCAAGATCCTGCATACTCCCCgttcgatgatgatgaagaaaacGACATATTGGCCGAGCTACCTGCCCGGAACCGAAAGTCTCCCTCACAAGCATCCACAAAGCAGAATCCTGTTACACCCTCGACACCCCGGCATCGAGATGCACTTTCAGTACCTCCTACTACGCCTCGGCATGCTGTCATGTCGGCAGGCAAACTCTTCAAGCGACTCACACCACAAACACCACTTTCACCAAGCACCATCCAAACCATTTACCATTCAGCACGACAATTGTTTGCCCGTGGAGCTGAGCCTGGCCAACTTATCGGCCGAGATGCAGAACGAAACCAGTTAATGGAATTCCTCGGACGATGCTCTTCGCCTACCCCTAACGGTTGCCTTTATGTGAGCGGTCCACCAGGCACGGGCAAAAGTGCCATGATTACCGAGATAACTCGACAGTTTGCCAACCGCAAAGGTGTCATGTCTGCATATGTCAACTGCATGAGTGTCAAGTCTTCTAAAGATCTCTACACCACACTTCTCGGCGCGCTTGGCCAAGGTTTCGACTCTTCCGAGGCAGATGCGATTTCGAGCTTGCAGGCTATGTTCGTGCCCAAGACACAGTCGGCAACCGTCTATCTTGTTACCCTGGACGAGATCGACCACATTTTAACGATGGGTCTGGAAAGTCTGTATCGCGTGTTTGAGTGGTCGCTACAAAAGAACTCATGCCTGGTTCTTGTCGGTATTGCCAACGCCCTGGACTTAACTGATCGTTTCCTCCCTCgactcaaggccaagaaccTGAAGCCTGATCTTCTGCCATTCCTGCCCTATACCGCAGCCCAGGTCAAGAACATTATCACCATGCGACTCAAGTCCCTGATGCCTGCTGATGGAAAGGAGGGTCACGTGCCATTCATTCACCCTGCTGCTATTGAACTCTGCTCCCGCAAGGTTTCGAGTCAGACTGGGGACCTTCGCAAAGCCTTCGAGATCTGTCGCCGTGCACTTGACTTGATTGAGACCGAAACGCGTCAGAAGTACGAGGAAGAAGCGAGGGAGGAACTTCTACAGATGACCCCTTCGAAACGACCTCTTGGGGAAAACATCAACGGCGCGTCCGGTGGTTCAAAGACCGTGTTTCAACTAATGGCGAATTCTTTGAAGGCTCTCACAGCAGAAACTGCACCCCGAGCATCGATCGGACATCTGAACAAAatcacagcagcagcttTCAGCAACGGAACGACACAACGACTCAAGGCACTTAACCTCCAGCAGAAGGCAGCACTCTGTGCCTTGATAGCTTATGAGAAACGAACCCGGGCTGCCGCTAAGATGGCCAACAACGGCGCCACACCTTCCAAAAAGAAGTTTTTGGCACCAACTATCAAGACTTTATTCGATGCTTACTGTCAGCTCTGTACCCGCGATTCGGTTTTGCACCCTTTATCGAGCTCTGAATTCCGCGAGGTTGCCGGCAGTCTCGAAACATTGGGGTTAGTCAACGCATCCGATGGAAAGACCGGAAGCCTTGCCGCACCACAAACACCCAGCAAGCGAGGTCGCAAGACTCTTGCCGCAAGTGGAGATGAGCGGAGAATCACGAGCTGTGTTGTAGAAAAAGAGATCGAATCTGTAGCCGACGGCGTTGGCGCAGGCATCCTAAAAAGTATTTTGAGTGGAGAAGCATTGGATTAG
- a CDS encoding TspO/MBR-related protein: protein MTTYIPALTLPDAVFLKPALSVLLPIGLGTAVGFSATQTQKTYLALKKPSVQPPPWLFGPVWTVLYGLMGYAAYRVADIGLSPFSSPETIVNTRRAMTLYSIQLGLNLIWTPLFFGLYRPIEASVDIVTLLGVNGYLTYLYSSIDSVAAWSQVPYLGWLSFATYLCTSIGHLNNWDLKTKEVKDE from the exons ATGACTACATATATTCCCGCGCTCACACTGCCTGACGCGGTCTTCCTGAAGCCCGCCCTATCCGTCTTGCTGCCCATTGGCCTTGGGACAGCCGTTGGCTTCAGTGCCACTC AGACTCAGAAGACCTATCTTGCTCTCAAGAAACCTTCGGTTCAACCTCCGCCATGGCTGTTTGGCCCTGTCTGGACCGTCCTCTACGG TCTCATGGGTTATGCCGCCTACCGAGTTGCTGACATTGGTCTTTCTCCCTTCTCAAGCCCTGAGACTATCGTGAACACTCGACGTGCAATGACGCTCTACTCAATTCAACTCGGCCTCAACCTTATTTGGACCCCCCTCTTCTTCGGCTTGTATCGACCAATCGAGGCGTCGGTTGACATTGTGACCCTGCTCGGCGTCAACGGCTACCTTACTTACCTCTACAGTTCCATTGATTCTGTTGCTGCGTGGAGTCAAGTTCCCTACCTCGGCTGGCTCAGCTTTGCGACCTACCTATGCACTTCCATTGGTCATCTGAACAACTGGGACTTGAAGACCAAGGAGGTAAAGGACGAGTAA
- a CDS encoding mitochondrial carrier domain-containing protein, translating to MEPSPVSVEVAGHAPNFSLKEKTALMEAFEDVLCGSFAGAVGKYIEYPFDTVKVRLQSQPDHLPLRYSGPLDCFRQSIKSDGVLGLYRGITAPLVGAAAETSSLFLFESLGRELLFTSSLVSREQGLSLPYLWLTGAFSGAFTSFVLTPIELVKCRIQAPMSADGSAGPPLRPIPVIKQVFRHEGLRGFWHGQLGTLIREAGGGSAWFGAKETVTSMFYQLKTKTATSATEKQIILDTPLPFWQQAIAGASAGVSYNFLFFPADTIKSRMQTSTVSDLRQRRTFWKEGAILWEQHGIRGMYRGCGITCLRSAPSSAFIFMVYDGMKRHFPL from the exons ATGGAGCCTAGCCCTGTATCTGTGGAGGTTGCTGGCCATGCGCCCAACTTCTCCCTCAAGGAAAAGACGGCGCTTATGGAGGCATTTGAAGACGTACTATGCGGATCG TTTGCTGGCGCTGTGGGCAAATACATCGAGTATCCGTTCGATACGGTCAAAGTGCGGTTACAGAGTCAGCCCGATCATCTCCCCTTAAGATATTCTGGTCCATTGGATTGCTTCCGGCAGTCTATCAAAAGTGATGGAGTTCTGGGGCTCTATCGTGGCATTACAGCTCCCCTAGTGGGTGCTGCAGCAGAAACAAGCAGTCTATTTCTATTCGAGAGTCTTGGTCGTGAATTACTGTTCACAAGCAGCCTAGTTTCCCGAGAACAAGGACTCTCACTGCCATATCTCTGGCTGACAGGTGCATTTTCTGGAGCTTTCACTTCGTTTGTCCTCACTCCaattgagcttgtcaagTGTAGGATTCAGGCTCCCATGTCGGCTGATGGATCTGCCGGCCCTCCTCTCCGCCCTATACCTGTCATCAAGCAGGTTTTCCGCCATGAAGGCCTTCGGGGCTTTTGGCATGGTCAGCTTGGTACACTGATTCGAgaggctggtggtggttcTGCTTGGTTTGGTGCCAAGGAGACAGTAACAAGCATGTTCTACCAGCTCAAGACGAAGACCGCGACATCAGCAACAGAGAAGCAGATAATTCTTGATACACCCTTGCCTTTCTGGCAGCAAGCGATTGCTGGCGCATCAGCGGGTGTGTCATACaacttcctcttctttcctGCAGACACCATCAAATCACGCATGCAAACCTCGACTGTCAGTGATCTACGCCAACGACGAACATTCTGGAAAGAGGGAGCGATACTTTGGGAACAACATGGGATACGAGGCATGTACCGTGGCTGTGGTATTACATGCCTCCGGTCTGCGCCAAGCTCTGCCTTCATATTCATGGTTTATGATGGGATGAAGCGGCACTTTCCTCTTTGA
- a CDS encoding thymidylate synthase/dCMP hydroxymethylase domain-containing protein produces the protein MYDLVPEKAPLMSWIRISIHLDPIIPKQQPTILTLSMTMTQNIVDSKPSNGSKSINHEEHQYLDLVREILENGERRPDRTGTGTYSIFAPRPLKFSLNKNGIPVLPLLTTKRVFTRAVIAELLWFIEGNTSSNSLSEAGIKIWDGNGSREFLDNLGLNHREIGDLGPVYGFQWRHFGAEYIDAKTDYTGQGVDQLAEIIHKLRTNPYDRRLVLSAWNPADMKKMVLPPCHMFAQFYVSYPRSKDDDSETKPQGHLHCQLYQRSCDMGLGVPFNIASYALLTHMLAHVCELVPGSLTHVMGDAHVYLDHVDALNTQLEREPRNFPELEISREKGGSIDGWRAEDFTIKGYDPHKTIAMKMSV, from the exons ATGTATGACCTCGTACCTGAGAAAGCACCACTCATGAGCTGGATAAG GATTTCAATACATCTGGACCCAATCATTCCCAAGCAGCAGCCAACAATACTCACTCTCAGTATGACCATGACACAGAATATCGTGGATTCAAAGCCTTCGAACGGCTCAAAGTCGATCAACCACGAAGAGCATCAatatcttgatcttgtccgAGAAATCCTTGAAAACGGCGAGCGTCGACCGGACCG CACCGGCACTGGTACATACTCCATCTTCGCTCCTCGGCCCCTGAAATTCTCACTGAACAAGAACGGAATTCCcgttcttcctctccttACTACAAAGCGTGTCTTCACCCGAGCAGTCATTGCCGAGCTCTTGTGGTTCATCGAAGGCAACACTTCCTCTAACAGCCTCAGTGAAGCTGGcatcaagatctgggatggCAATGGATCTCGCGAATTTCTTGACAACCTCGGCCTCAATCATCGTGAGATCGGCGATCTCGGCCCCGTGTATGGCTTCCAATGGCGACACTTTGGTGCCGAATATATTGATGCCAAGACGGATTACACAGGTCAGGGTGTAGACCAGCTTGCCGAGATCATCCACAAACTACGAACTAACCCTTATGACCGCCGCCTGGTTCTTTCTGCCTGGAACCCTGCCGatatgaagaagatggttcTGCCACCTTGCCACATGTTCGCGCAGTTCTACGTCTCCTATCCTCGGAGCAAGGATGATGACTCAGAAACTAAGCCTCAGGGCCATCTTCATTGTCAGCTTTATCAAAGGTCTTGCGATATGGGTTTGGGCGTTCCCTTCAACATTGCCAGCTACGCGCTGTTAACTCACATGCTTGCCCATGTTTGTGAACTAGTTCCTGGAAGCCTTACTCATGTCATGGGTGACGCTCATGTGTACCTCGACCACGTTGACGCCCTCAACACTCAATTAGAGCGTGAGCCACGAAACTTCCCCGAGTTGGAAATTTCACGAGAAAAGGGCGGAAGTATTGACGGATGGAGAGCGGAAGATTTCACCATTAAGGGCTACGACCCTCATAAGACAATTGCGATGAAAATGTCTGTATGA
- a CDS encoding Shr3 amino acid permease chaperone, whose translation MTSFIDYSKNTRSKNYHGSGSFATFMIIAPVCFFLGILFASFPYDFPLLWTKAPVPDNFFDHLETHLKFVHQSPALISRILHIVISIGFIGFFIKLFRPSEANFLFDGASLILYLIGFGVYVANIVKALRSVSAEIWTNDGFDGKTHEGESGELILGREDSLKVLSASNTILALVLVGILVLQVGEWYAEKKEADDAAAVDAKEASEKKEGSPSKASTKKKQ comes from the exons ATGACCTCCTTCATCGATTATTCTAAGAACACCAGGTCGAAGAATTACCATGGATCCGGCTCATTTGCAACCTTTATGATCATCGCTC CTGTGTGCTTCTTCCTGGGCATCCTTTTTGCCTCATTCCCTTACGACTTCCCTCTTCTATGGACCAAGGCTCCTGTGCCCGATAACTTCTTTGATCACCTCGAAACACATCTGAAGTTTGTACACCAGTCTCCGGCGCTCATTAGCCGTATCCTCCACATTGTCATCTCTATCGGCTTCATCGGTTTCTTTATTAAGCTCTTCCGCCCCAGTGAGGCCAACTTCCTGTTTGACGGCGCGTCCCTCATTCTTTACCTGATTGGTTTCGGTGTCTACGTCGCCAACATTGTCAAGGCTCTCCGAAGTGTTAGTGCCGAGATCTGGACCAACGACGGCTTCGATGGCAAGACTCACGAGGGTGAGAGCGGCGAGCTTATTCTTGGTCGTGAGGACAGCTTGAAGGTTCTTTCGGCCAGCAATACcattcttgcccttgttcttgttggcaTTCTCGTTCTGCAAGTCGGCGAGTGGTatgccgagaagaaggaggctgaTGACGCCGCCGCTGTCGATGCCAAGGAGGCCTCTGAAAAGAAGGAGGGTTCCCCTAGCAAGGCCtccaccaagaagaagcagtaA
- a CDS encoding Six-hairpin glycosidase-like protein, translated as MLAFKAILVALLQISSASLGTSRSTSKPCRSVAPSFLPDGIAVDTSYKAKTSKLSRFTLNSRSRVATVDYGTERAGLPFFEVVELEKPVQVELRFSEAFIYLKEPWSDGPYLFNTGQANSFRVETFNITQPGCYKSRFVQGGQRWQALRLLTDSFVTIRNVGLESTINTVEVRDLPGAFSCSDNILNDIWKLGARATIDSCLGKSTQPAVWQIDPNNGAYVANQRPAMTIEGHSFTNYTLEFDAFIDRGGFWWAVAQPLALDGLHIQLTGEMPSRSSFANTNNTVTPPNTLLLASGFGFVNQTTLPSYILASTKIPFSVKEKTWYRIKTVLGGEGKLEISVDGREVLKVNLTNYAPGGKPVPTTGPFGFGAWQDQAAYFRNAIAYDTANKSVIYRNPLTGPETLVEYGTQENLGTVCLDGPKRDRLVWLGDFYHTSRIIGASTGGFNYTRGTFDFLLQTQIRSGQIAIAPYLGYDPTKTGTLSLERVYGLDDYQLLGFLAFAHYIRQTNDLQYARKTWSQWEKQLSWLASNINPTSGLADFGFTFLGAAQGGSLGSCATVETLNAAADIAEAIGKKTSPKYRKLATDLARSVNQKLWNKALGTYGYALGDLNTSSVAGTAFCLSSDVASKERAVSAVAALDELQLGLGYKDRSTLDDHGIETKISPNTNGLLLQAILAGEDWDRAAKLIYNVWGAMLKDPETRSGASWEYLTPSGQPGLGAFTSLGHPWGGAATYILTEWVAGLRSADGIQGFGYKNWVVNPELGAHMGLSHASAKVPLYPSGELEVKWSIKSKKMAVQIKAPPETKGVFWIGKKKKTLENDSSYQFTIQL; from the exons ATGCTTGCTTTCAAGGCTATCCTTGTGGCGCTCTTACAAATTTCTTCTGCCTCACTAGGcacatcaagatcaacatcaaaacCATGTCGAAGCGTGGCTCCGTCATTTTTGCCAGATGGAATTGCTGTAGATACAAGTTACAAAGCCAAGACATCCAAGCTCAGCAGGTTCACCCTCAACTCAAGATCCCGCGTTGCCACAGTCGACTACGGGACTGAACGTGCTGGGTTACCCTTCTTTGAGGTCGTCGAGCTGGAGAAGCCAGTCCAAGTTGAGCTGAGGTTCAGTGAGGCTTTCATTTACCTCAAAGAGCCGTGGTCAGATGGGCCCTATCTTTTTAACACAGGTCAGGCAAACAGCTTTCGAGTCGAAACATTCAACATCACACAACCAGGTTGTTACAAATCAAGATTCGTTCAGGGGGGGCAACGATGGCAAGCCCTTCGACTCTTGACTGACAGTTTTGTAACTATCAGAAACGTGGGGCTTGAGTCGACCATCAACACAGTTGAAGTTCGAGACCTTCCCGGTGCCTTCTCCTGCAGTGATAACATTTTGAATGACATCTGGAAGCTTGGTGCTCGGGCAACGATTGATTCGTGTTTGGGAAAGTCCACGCAACCAGCAGTATGGCAGATTGATCCCAACAACGGTGCATATGTTGCCAATCAACGCCCAGCAATGACCATTGAAGGCCATTCTTTCACTAACTATACACTGGAGTTCGATGCTTTCATCGACCGAGGTGGATTCTGGTGGGCAGTG GCGCAACCGTTGGCATTAGATGGCCTCCACATTCAGTTAACGGGAGAAATGCCTTCCAGGTCGTCCttcgccaacaccaacaacactGTGACGCCCCCAAACACTCTGCTCCTAGCAAGTGGGTTTGGATTTGTCAACCAGACCACTTTGCCATCTTATATCTTGGCTTCGACCAAGATTCCATTCTCGGTGAAGGAAAAGACCTGGTACCGCATCAAGACAGTGCTTGGTGGAGAAGGAAAGCTAGAGATTTCAGTTGATGGACGAGAAGTTCTAAAAGTCAACTTGACAAATTATGCCCCTGGAGGAAAACCTGTACCTACAACTGGGCCTTTCGGCTTTGGTGCTTGGCAAGACCAAGCAGCATATTTCCGGAATGCCATTGCCTATGACACTGCGAACAAATCTGTGATATACAGGAACCCGTTGACCGGCCCAGAAACACTAGTTGAATATGGGACGCAAGAAAACCTGGGTACTGTTTGTCTTGATGGCCCGAAAAGAGATCGCCTTGTTTGGTTGGGCGATTTCTACCATACGTCTCGCATCATCGGGGCCAGTACGGGTGGATTCAATTATACCAGAGGTACTTTCGACTTTTTGCTGCAAACTCAAATCCGGAGTGGGCAAATAGCCATAGCCCCCTATCTTGGGTACGACCCTACCAAAACTGGGACTCTTTCGCTAGAAAGAGTCTACGGTCTGGACGATTATCAGCTTTTGGGCTTCCTTGCATTCGCCCACTACATCCGGCAGACGAACGACCTCCAATACGCGAGGAAGACTTGGTCCCAATGGGAAAAGCAGCTGTCGTGGCTCGCCAGCAACATCAATCCCACAAGCGGCCTTGCTGACTTTGGCTTTACCTTCCTCGGTGCTGCCCAGGGAGGGTCCTTGGGCTCTTGTGCCACAGTCGAGACCCTCAATGCTGCTGCAGACATCGCCGAAGCAATTGGCAAGAAAACGTCTCCAAAGTACCGTAAGTTGGCGACTGACCTGGCACGATCAGTTAACCAGAAACTATGGAACAAAGCCCTGGGGACCTATGGTTATGCTTTGGGAGACCTAAATACTTCCTCAGTAGCTGGTACTGCTTTCTGCCTCTCATCCGATGTGGCGTCAAAGGAACGAGCAGTGTCTGCTGTTGCAGCCCTTGACGAGTTACAGCTTGGCCTGGGGTACAAAGATCGTTCGACTCTCGATGATCACGGTATCGAAACTAAGATCTCTCCTAACACTAACGGACTTCTCCTCCAGGCCATTCTCGCCGGCGAGGACTGGGACAGGGCCGCCAAGCTGATATACAACGTCTGGGGTGCAATGTTGAAAGACCCTGAGACAAGGAGCGGCGCAAGTTGGGAGTATCTCACGCCTTCCGGTCAGCCAGGCCTGGGTGCTTTCACTAGCCTGGGTCACCCGTGGGGAGGCGCCGCAACCTACATCCTTACCGAATGGGTCGCTGGTTTGCGAAGTGCTGATGGTATTCAGGGCTTCGGGTACAAGAACTGGGTAGTGAACCCAGAGCTTGGAGCTCACATGGGTCTTTCTCATGCGAGTGCAAAGGTTCCTCTATATCCATCAGGAGAACTCGAAGTCAAGTGGTCTATTAAGTCAAAGAAAATGGCCGTTCAGATAAAGGCACCTCCTGAGACAAAGGGTGTTTTCTGGattggcaagaagaagaaaacgTTGGAAAACGACTCAAGCTATCAATTCACTATTCAATTATAG
- a CDS encoding Inosine/uridine-preferring nucleoside hydrolase domain-containing protein, with amino-acid sequence MSEAQVPVWLDCDPGHDDAFAILLAAYHPQIRLLGVSTVFGNASLENTTHNAASILTAIGMHDIPLYIGLGKALERPALHAPTDIHGVSGLDGTDLLPEPLVTPSTIPAVEAMAEALRAQPPGTAWIVATGALTNVGALLRAYPELVSHIKGVSLMGGSIGDNFSDAPLGEVDGRPRIGNYTPWAEFNILVDPEAAATVFHTKEIAAKTTIVPLDLSHQVLATSEVREMLLYGPDAERTGPGKTTLRTMLVELLYFFAQTYADTFGITAGPPLHDPIAVAAVLIGTESEIPFFEWDAKHSQPPEHNERFEVTVITEGTFEEAKEGKQTGRTLAKLLPPGQQGVRIPRGVDTAKFWQVIEECIERADAKNAALALAK; translated from the exons ATGTCTGAAGCTCAGGTTCCTGTTTGGCTGGACTGTGATCCAGGTCACGAT GACGCTTTCGCCATTCTTCTGGCTGCTTATCATCCCCAGATCAGATTGCTCGGTGTCTCAACGGTCTTTGGCAATGCATCTCTTGA AAACACTACGCATAATGCTGCCTCCATCCTCACCGCCATTGGTATGCATGATATTCCTCTGTATATCGGCCTGGGTAAAGCTCTTGAACGTCCTGCCCTTCATGCACCAACGGATATCCACGGTGTTTCTGGATTAGATGGCACCGACCTTCTTCCTGAGCCACTTGTAACCCCCTCTACCATCCCGGCTGTTGAGGCGATGGCGGAGGCCTTGCGTGCTCAACCCCCTGGTACAGCGTGGATTGTTGCAACGGGTGCCCTGACGAACGTTGGAGCCCTGCTCCGTGCGTATCCAGAGCTTGTCAGTCACATAAAGGGTGTCAGTCTTATGGGAGGCTCTATTGGCGACAATTTCTCAGATGCACCGCTCGGCGAAGTTGATGGTCGCCCCAGAATCGGAAACTACACGCCTTGGGCTGAGTTCAACATCCTCGTTGACCCAGAAGCTGCTGCTACGGTGTTCCATACCAAAGAGATCGCTGCCAAAACTACGATTGTGCCCCTCGATCTCAGCCATCAGGTGTTAGCGACATCGGAGGTGAGAGAGATGCTGTTGTACGGCCCCGATGCTGAGCGAACAGGTCCGGGGAAGACAACCCTCCGTACCATGCTTGTTGAGCTCCTCTACTTCTTTGCTCAAACATATGC TGATACCTTCGGTATTACCGCTGGTCCCCCTCTGCATGATCCTATTGCCGTTGCTGCTGTACTTATCGGCACCGAAAGTGAGATTCCATTCTTCGAGTGGGACGCCAAGCACAGCCAGCCCCCTGAGCATAACGAACGCTTCGAAGTCACAGTCATAACTGAGGGCACATTCGAAGAGGCTAAGGAGGGCAAGCAGACCGGTCGCACATTGGCCAAGTTGCTTCCGCCAGGTCAACAAGGTGTTAGAATTCCTCGGGGAGTCGACACTGCCAAATTCTGGCAGGTTATCGAAGAGTGCATTGAGCGAGCAGACGCAAAAAATGCTGCGCTTGCGCTTGCGAAGTAG
- a CDS encoding mitochondrial carrier domain-containing protein: MSHKEGHLKDEGSRVQVVAAGAIAGLVSRFVVAPLDVVKIRLQLQPHSLSDPVAALRNAPAYRGAFETLKHILKHEGLTGLWKGNVPAELMYVCYGAVQFTTYRSATLFLRTAFPTRLPDAAESFIAGAASGAAATTITYPLDLLRTRFAAQGRHRVYQSLRSAVWDIKRDEGWRGFFRGIGPGLGQIIPFMGIFFVTYESLRTSLEGLHMPWGSGDATAGMCASILSKTAVFPLDLVRKRIQVQGPARRQYVYQNIPEYTTARSALLSILRTEGFRGLYKGLTISLLKSAPASAVTLWTYEQSLNLMLDWDSGSKETIPDEI, encoded by the exons ATGTCGCACAAAGAAGGGCACCTCAAGGATGAG GGCTCGAGGGTCCAAGTCGTAGCTGCGGGAGCAATAGCAGGTTTGGTTTCTAG ATTCGTTGTTGCTCCCCTCGATGTCGTCAAGATCCGTCTCCAACTCCAGCCTCATTCTCTGTCCGATCCTGTAGCAGCTTTGCGCAACGCACCTGCTTATCGAGGGGCATTCGAGACCCTGAAACACATCCTCAAGCATGAAGGTTTGACAGGCCTGTGGAAGGGCAATGTTCCTGCAGAGCTTATGTATGTATGCTATGGTGCCGTACAATTCACAACATACCGCTCGGCGACCCTTTTCCTCCGAACGGCATTTCCCACAAGGTTGCCCGATGCTGCCGAAAGTTTTATTGCTGGTGCTGCCTCTGGTGCAGCTGCCACCACCATCACATATCCTCTCGATTTATTAAGAACACGATTCGCAGCTCAGGGTCGACACCGTGTTTACCAATCACTCCGCAGTGCCGTCTGGGATATAAAACGCGATGAGGGTTGGCGAGGCTTTTTTAGAGGCATTGGGCCTGGACTTGGCCAAATCATACCCTTTATGGGCATCTTTTTCGTCACTTATGAGTCCCTTAGAACGTCTCTAGAGGGATTACACATGCCATGGGGCAGCGGAGACGCTACTGCTGGCATGTGTGCCAGCATTTTATCCAAAACAGCTGTATTTCCTCTCGATCTTGTGCGAAAGCGTATTCAGGTGCAGGGACCAGCGCGACGGCAATACGTCTACCAAAACATTCCCGAGTACACCACGGCACGGAGCGCACTTTTATCGATATTACGCACAGAAGGTTTCCGTGGTTTGTACAAGGGCCTGACTATCAGTCTTCTCAAATCGGCCCCTGCGAGCGCTGTCACTCTCTGGACATATGAACAGAGCTTGAATTTGATGCTTGATTGGGATTCGGGCAGTAAGGAGACCATCCCCGATGAAATATAG